A window of Nicotiana tabacum cultivar K326 chromosome 24, ASM71507v2, whole genome shotgun sequence contains these coding sequences:
- the LOC142178139 gene encoding uncharacterized protein LOC142178139: MNYGHIEVVYLNPGVSDHPPILLKCNFAAQQQNLNPRPFKIYQTVLHHPIFSGIVKEVWAHDYRDARMSKTWQKLKRLNEALRDLNTYMASYQQKLDQARQKLELAQSNISLQPLCQIFIEQEKAALIEVERWSNVEEHVLRQKSRVIWIQYGDANIRYFHAQWKMRTSANTINSIHNDAGIKIIELKQKQQLELIKEVAAEEIFTPVKSMPTDKAPGVVGFPIEFITQHWEEAFMNFSKASGLQANADKISIYLTGISANMKEDILQELGYNEGTLPFQYLGVPLASRKLSINQCLIPVEKITARISCRTSNMLSYSGRLQLIKSVIFGVQSYCAQIFLLPKKVLKMIETTYRTFLWTGKAEALEKHLWAITKKKDFLWNSWIHAYYIKNHNVDIMSIPKNAAWVVRKILKLKKLILDLPTNQGDLTSRLMQLQSTDGRFGIKMLYQMQLPHIQKVHWKSLILHPHIHPRHKFNLLLVVQGRLPTVEKLQKIGIQIPQACVFCDLVDEHFEHLFFGCGYNKNILQRLLNWLGCPRQINTWQEEVKWATTYAKKKKGFGTIVSAVFGMMVYLIWRDINKIRFQSGSCPRIECVEKLQSIYTLEAAHISAGRSIRRH; the protein is encoded by the exons ATGAACTATGGCCATATTGAAGTTGTGTATTTGAATCCTGGAGTTTCGGACCATCCACCAATCTTGCTAAAATGCAACTTTGCAGCACAACAACAGAATTTGAATCCTAGACCCTTCAAGATATATCAAACAGTATTACACCACCCAATTTTTTCAGGGATTGTGAAAGAAGTGTGGGCACATGATTACAGAGATGCAAGGATGTCCAAAACATGGCAGAAACTTAAGAGGTTAAATGAGGCACTAAGGGATCTAAATACTTACATGGCCTCTTATCAACAAAAGCTGGATCAAGCCAGGCAGAAATTGGAATTAGCACAATCCAATATCTCCCTACAACCATTATGCCAGATCTTTATAGAACAGGAGAAAGCAGCTTTAATAGAAGTGGAAAGGTGGAGTAATGTGGAGGAACATGTTCTAAGGCAGAAATCTCGAGTCATATGGATACAGTATGGAGATGCTAATATAAGATACTTCCATGCTCAGTGGAAGATGCGCACTAGTGCTAATACAATTAACTCTATACACAATGATGCAGGAATCAAGATCATAGAACTAAAGCAG AAACAACAACTTGAGTTGATCAAGGAAGTCGCAGCAGAGGAAATATTTACTCCTGTTAAAAGCATGCCAACTGACAAAGCACCAGGTGTTGTTGGATTTCCAATTGAATTCATCACACAACATTGGGAGGAG GCTTTTATGAACTTCTCAAAGGCCTCAGGATTACAGGCAAATGCAGACAAAATCTCCATCTACCTTACTGGTATTTCTGCAAATATGAAAGAGGATATCTTGCAGGAGCTGGGATATAATGAGGGTACATTGCCATTCCAATATCTTGGTGTGCCACTAGCATCAAGAAAGTTGTCAATTAATCAATGCTTGATACCGGTAGAAAAGATCACTGCCAGGATCAGTTGTAGGACATCAAATATGCTATCCTACTCAGGAAGATTGCAGCTCATAAAATCAGTGATCTTTGGTGTACAATCATACTGTGCACAAATATTTCTATTGCCAAAGAAGGTGTTGAAAATGATTGAAACCACATACAGAACATTTCTATGGACAGGAAAAGCAG AAGCACTGGAAAAACACTTATGGGCTATCACAAAGAAGAAGGACTTCCTTTGGAACAGTTGGATCCATGCTTACTACATCAAGAACCATAATGTAGATATTATGTCCATACCCAAGAATGCAGCCTGGGTAGTGAGGAAAATTCTTAAGCTCAAGAAGCTTATCCTTGATCTGCCTACCAATCAAGGTGACCTGACTTCAAGACTGATGCAGTTGCAAAGCACTGATGGAAGATTCGGCATCAAGATGTTATATCAGATGCAACTCCCTCATATCCAAAAGGTGCACTGGAAGAGCCTAATCTTACACCCACATATACATCCTAGACACAAATTCAATTTATTGCTAGTTGTACAGGGTAGGCTACCTACTGTTGAGAAGCTACAGAAAATTGGTATTCAAATTCCTCAAGCTTGTGTATTCTGTGACCTGGTTGATGAACACTTTGAACATTTATTCTTTGGTTGTGGCTACAATAAGAATATCTTGCAAAGGCTACTGAATTGGCTTGGTTGTCCTAGGCAGATAAATACATGGCAGGAAGAGGTGAAATGGGCGACAACTTATGCTAAGAAAAAGAAAGGATTTGGGACAATTGTCTCAGCTGTCTTTGGGATGATGGTATATCTTATATGGCGAGATATAAACAAGATCAGATTTCAGAGTGGCAGTTGTCCCCGGATAGAATGTGTAGAGAAATTGCAATCCATATACACATTAGAGGCAGCTCATATCTCAGCTGGCAGAAGCATTAGGAGGCATTGA